CATCCAAAGTCCTTCGGTGCCCTGCACCCGGAAACCGAGGGAATAAGGGCGCGGCGAGTTGGTGTCGTGCTGCAGGAGGACCGTTTCGCCATTGGCGCAGCCCAGCGTGGTCGTAACGATATCGCCGAGACTGAACTTTACCTTGGCGTTGGGATTGTTCTCACCGCCCCGGTCAACGATATACTTGTGCAGCCCGCGTGCTTTTGTCGCATAAGAGTTGAGCGTCAGGAAGCGGTTGCCCCTGTTGATATTGATGTAGTGGGCCACCGGTCCGACGCCGTGCGTAGGATAAAGGTCGCCGTTGCGGTGCACGGAGTGGTTCGTGCGCCATTGGGCCTCGGAGAAGGCGTCTTCGCCAAACTTCACCCCATGGCCATAAGCATGCTCCCCGTCGTTGAACTTCACCTCGCGCAGGTCGTGCTGGTAGCCTCCCTGCAGGTGGAGCAGTTCCCCAAACACACCCTGGCGCACCATGTTCAGCACGGCCATCACATCACGGCGGTAGCACACATTTTCCAGCATCATCACATGGGCATTATGCCGCTCAGCGGCGTGCACCACCTCCCAATGGTCATCCAGCGTGATGCCCAGCACCACTTCGGTGGCCACATACTTCAGGCCGGCGTCCAAAGCGCCAAGCAGCATCGGCTTGTGCCACTCCCATGGGGTAGCGATCACCACAGCCTGCAGGCCCTTGGTCTCCAGCATTCGCTTCCAGGCGTAGTCGTCGCCGGTGAAGATCTTCGGCATCGGCTTTCCGCTCTTCTGTATCGCTTCTTTCGCCATGCCGAGCATGCGGTCGCTTACGTCGCAGATCGCCACCAAGTCCACATCGTCGCGGCGGAGCAGCAGGTCCAGGTGGTTCTGGCCGCGCAGGCCTGTGCCGATAAGGGCTATTTTCACTTTGTCTTTGGCCTTAGCGGCAAACAGATTCTGGCCAGGCAGCACAGACAGGGCTGCGGCAGAAAGGCTGGTGTTGCGTACAAATTTTCTTCTGTTCATCATGTTTTTTCAGGTATAGATCACTCCGGCTTTGCTTATTTTTATAGTATAAATCGTTCTGATCAAGGCGCTATCTGCGGTCCTTCATTCTATTCTGGGTGCTCCTGCGCCACCAGTCTCTCGCCTGCTGCCTCCCAATATCTAAAGCTCACTTCCTTGCCAGACCTGTCGCCTGCCACTGGAGAATGGCTTAGCAACGCAATGCTCCCCTGCCAGCTTTCTGCCCCATATTGGGTTGATTTAAGGACACAGAGCGTGTTGCCATAGGTATCCAGCGCGGTAAGCCTGGCATGGCAGCCGCCTTGTGGCAGTGGCCATACCTTTAAGAGGAGCCGCACAGGCTGTTGCAGCTTTTCCCCGGGTATAATCCTGTTGCTTTGCACCGTACCGATAAAGAGCTCTCCCCCTCGCTGCACTCCTACATCTAACACGCCACCGCCCGCTATACTTATCCGCCAGCCTGCCTCTACTGCTGCTGCCCCCATCCAGAACCGGATCTGGGTGCTAAGTATAAAAGCGCCTTCCTGCTCCGACAACCGATGCGTAAGCAGCTGCACCGTTCGGTCCGGGCCTCCGCCCCGGCACAGCAGTTCCCCTTCCTGCACAAGCCAGTCCTCAGGGGGCCATGCCCTGAAGGCTTCTCCGGGGCTGGCGGCATCAGGCAATGTTTCCCACCGGCTCCGGAAGGAGTTGGTTGTTATTAGGGCATGCGTTTCTTCTCGCTCCGGCAGCGTGGCGCCAGGGGCCGGATCATTTGGAAACCCGCCTAACAGCAATGCCCTTAAACTCTCTCTTCGGTCCATTGAATTCCTATTTCTAAGCGGAAGCGGCCTTTATACTTGCTGCTACAGCAGGTTTGTCCTTTATCTTGTCACACCCGCTACCAGTTTATCCTTCAGCCCCCTGAGCTTTTCCTGCTTTGGCGGCGGGGCTTTTACGTTTGATGGTTACCAAAACCGCGCCTCTCCAAAAAAAGCCGGCAGGTGGAAGTTGGGCAGCGGCGCCTCGATGCTGTTCCACGCCAGATAGTGTGGCTCTGCCAGTTCGTCGCCACATTTAAAAAGATTCACGGATACCTGCTCTTCCAGCAAGCTCGTGAGTTGGTGCGCTGCAAATACCTGTGGGGGTATAACCAGCGTGAGTTGCCAGCTTGCTTTAGGCGTCTCTTGCGAGGAAACTTTCAATGCTGCCCACCGCCGCACGTGCGCCAGGTGGTGTTCGGGCAAAAGTGCTCTGCCATCGCGGCTGGCCCCAAAGCCTGCCCGGCAAGTGCCCAGGCAGTTAAACTCGAAGTTATAGTAGGCCTGCTCCCCCCGCAATGCTATAAAAAATTCAACACAGCTGTCTTTATACACCGTATCGTTCGTCTGGCGGTACCTGGCCTGTATGGCATCTTCTCTCACGAAATATTTTAGAAAGAGGCAATCCTCGTTATGGCCCACTGCAAAGGCGGCCTCGGCCACCGGGTCGGTTACGGCCCAGGGGGCGCTGCCAATGGCATGCCGTGGGAGCGCGTCCAGAACCTCGGTGAGTTGCGGCAGCGGGCTGTTAACGTGCAAGTGAGGCAAGCGTGGAATATCCAGTATTTTCATTTTTAGGACTTTCGTACGGTTAGGTAAGAGCGGGCAAGGCGGCATCCTCCCACAGGTTTTCGGGGTATACCCCCGCCTTTATTAAGTCATGGAGGCGCTGCGTCACTGTGGCCTTGTCTCCGGGGTAGGTCACGCCAAACCATTTCTCCGGCGTGTGCAGCACTTTTACCCTGGCTTCGCCCGATTGCACCAGCGTGTTCACCACATCCGGCAGGTAGAACTCTGCCGTGGGCTTGTCGCTGTTTTCCTGCAGAAACTTTCGCAGCCCCGCCTCAAAGTAAGGCAACACCAAAGGCTTAAAGGCCATCAGGTTCATCGACACCACTTCTCCTGCTCCCAGCAGGTGCGATTGGCCGCCAGGCTCCTGCACCGCAATGCCGGTGTCCGTGCGCACAATGTGCGTCTGTTCCGTCAGCGAAAGCAGGTAGTCTTCCGGATCCAGGCTGCAAATGCCCCGCGACACGGCACCATGCTCTGAGAGCGTGTTCTCTACCTTAAAACCCACCAAACTGTATGCTTTGTCATCGGTGCTTTGCTGCAGGAAATCTGCCACGAGCTTAAAGGAGGTATAGCCATAGAAATCGTCGCCATTGATCACCGCAAACGGGCCCTGCAGCTCGGGAGCTGCTACCCAAACGGCATGCGCGGTTCCCCAGGGCTTGATACGCCCCTCCGGTACCACAAAGCCCTGGGGCAACATGTCCAGCTCCTGTACCACATACGCCACCGCTAGACCAGCCGGTAAACGCTGCCTTACACCCGCTTTAAACGCCTCCTCTGCCGACCTGGGGATCACGAACACGACCTTGCCAAATCCGGCTTTCAGCGCATCATAGACAGAATAATCCAGCAGAGTTTCGCCATGAGGACCAAAGCCTGCCATCTGCTTCAGGCTGCCGTAGCGTGTCGCCATACCGGCTGCCAGCACTAATAAAGTGGGTTCGTTTTGCATCTATTTACTTTCCTTTCAACAAATAAATGAGACAGGCGCGTGGCCCTCCTGTGGACTGCCTTTCATAAGGCAGGGTTGCTGTATCTGCTGCGTTGGCGGCGGGCCAAAACAACCGTGGTCCAGCTACTTTAACCTTGAAAGCAGGTGTGCTAAAATAGACTTTTGAACTTAACTTAGCAAGCAAAATAAACAAACGTTTACGAACACGCAGGCTGCGTGCAGGCAAACGCAGCTTTACCTCCGGAGCTGGTGCCCGGGCTTTCTCAGCGCCGTATCTATTTCCTGTACCCGTAAAAGGCCGGACGAAGGAGCGGGAGTCGCTGGGCCTGGCCTGCCATACTTTCAATAGCTGGGTGGGAGCATCCGTATAATTTGGTATGTTTGCAAACAAGGACAGCGGGAGCCGTTGGCCTCACTTTAACTGCATCAAACGTGGAGAATCATACTATCAGGATCAAGGACATTGCCGCCAAGGCCAACGTATCGACCGGCACGGTAGACCGGGTGCTGCACAACCGAGGGCGGGTGTCGGAGGAGGTGCGGGAACGGATCCTAAAAATTGCGGAAGAACTCAACTATAAGCCCAACGTGCTGGCCCGGGCGCTTGTGAGTAAAAAGATCTATGATATTGCGGCTCTCATCCCCGACCCTGCCGCCGATAGCTACTGGCAGGCCCCAAAAGCGGGCATCGGGAAAGCAGTTGAGGAGCTAAAACAATATGGCATTCGGGTAACAGAGTATATTTTTGATCCTTTCCAGGTAAACTCCTTTCTGCAGGAAGCGGAGAAGGTTACAGCGGCCGCGCCCGATGGCATTCTGTTGGCACCGATTTTTCACCGGCAGTCGCTGCCTTTCTTTACCCAATGGCAAGCGCTTGCCATTCCGGTTGTGCTCTTTAACACGCAGATACCAGACTACCAGCCGTTGATGTATATTGGGCAGGACTCTTACCAAAGCGGCTTTCTGGCAGGCAAGCTGCTGCACTATGGCTGCCCGGATCCGGCTACCTTTGTGGTAGCGCACATCGAAGAGGACATCCTCAATTCGTCGCACCTGCTGCACAAAGAGCAGGGGTTCAGAGACTATTTTGCAAGCCAGGCCACCACAGGCGCTTACCAGGTGATACAAATCGACTTACAAAGCACTTCCGAAACCGCCATTGCCCGGCAACTTGACCAGCTGTTTGCTGACGTAGCCAACATCCGGGGCTTGTTTGTGACGAATTCGAAGGCAAGTATAGTGGCAGAACACCTGCAACGCAGGCAACGGCACCAGGTACACCTGGTGGGCTACGATCTCATGGAAAAGAACCTGCACTTTCTCAACCAGGGAGTTATCCAGTTCTTAATCAACCAGAACCCTAAAGGACAGGGTTACTGGGGCATTCAGGGTCTGGCGGATCACCTCGTGTTCCAGAAGTTGAATAACCCCATCAAGTACCTCCCCCTCGACATCATTACCAAAGAAAACCTGCAGTACTACATTGAAGCCGACAAATAAGCCCGTTTCTCGCCTGTAGGCAACAGGGGCTTTATTTTGATTCCGGGAGGGCAAATTTTTCTCATCAGCCACTTACAGGTAAAACTGCTAAGTGGCTTTTTTATGTGGCTGCACTTTGCCTCCTTCTGCACCAGCTACATAACTGCAGCTTTGCCAGGGCCATGCAGCTGCCCGGGTTTATGCCCCAAAGCACAGCATATCAACTCCCTGCCCGCCTCTCTGCTACACCAGGAGCTGTCTTTACCGGTTTATACTTACCCAGCTGACTGGATTTGCGACATCCTGCTATGGCATACTGGGCTGCCGTCTCTTTGTCCCAGGCAGGCAGGAAGTATGCTGTGGTAGTTTAACAGGCGCCGATAATAGTATTTCGGGGAACGGCATCAGGTTTTTGGCAGATTTATAAGTATACTTGTTGCGCTAAATCTGTACTTCCCTGGTGCATACCTGTTTCTGTACCGCACATAAGGGATGCGCCGGCAAGTATATTCCGAACTTGATTAAAATAAATTAGTCGAAATTAACCAATGTCTTCTATCTTTCAATCTTCTACCATCGCCACTTACTAACACGCTTAAATACACTAACTAACTATTTATGGAAAAAAATATTTTTGCCACCAAATCGGTTGAAAAACTGATGCAAGAATCCGATAGCGGTGAGCACGGGCTCAAGCGGACGCTAACGGCCACCAACCTGACCATGCTGGGTATAGGGGCTATTATCGGAGCGGGCATTTTTGTGCTTACCGGAACGGCTGCCGCCAATGCCGCCGGCCCGGCCATTGTTTTCTCTTTTATTATCGCAGGCCTGGGCTGTTTGTTTGCGGGCCTCTGCTATGCCGAGTTTGCCTCTATGATCCCGATTGCCGGTAGCGCTTATACTTACGGCTATGCCACACTGGGTGAATTTATTGCCTGGATCATTGGCTGGGACCTTATCCTGGAATACCTCTTTGGCGCGGCTACAGTAGCTGTGGGCTGGAGCGGTAACTTTGTGAGTTTGCTTAAATCACTCGGTATTACCATTCCTGCGGCAGTGGCCAGTGCGCCGCTCGCTTATGAAGCCGGCTCTTTTTCTACAACCGGTTCGCTCATCAACCTGCCTGCCGTTGCGCTGATCGCCGTTATGACGACACTGCTGGTTATCGGCATCCAGGAATCTGCCCGGTTCAACAACATGATCGTGATCGTGAAAGTGGCCATCGTGTTGCTGGTGATTGCTTTTGGTTTTCAGTATGTGGATTCCGCCAACTGGGAGCCTTTTATCCCGGCTCGCGAGGTGCTGAGTGAAGGAGGTGCCCGCTATGGCTGGCAGGGTATTGTGCAGGGTGCTGCTGTCGTTTTCTTTTCTTACATCGGATTCGACGCGGTTAGTACGGCTGCACAGGAAGCAAAAAATCCCCAGAAAGATATGCCCATTGGCATGCTAACCTCCCTTGGCGTTTGCACGCTGCTGTATGTACTGATGTCTTTGGTACTGACCGGCTTAACCTCTTACAAGAACCTGAACGTGCCTGATCCGGTGCTGGTAGCGCTTGCAGCAGCCGGACCGGCTCTGAAGTGGTTATACTTTTTTACGGGCGTCGGAGCAGTGGCCGGCCTGGCTTCTGTTGTACTGGTTATGCTCATGGGGCAGCCGCGTATCTTCTTTGCCATGTCACGCGACGGGCTGTTGCCAGCCGTATTCGGCCGTGTGCATCCCCGCTTTGGCACCCCGCACGTTACCACAATCGTGACTGGCATTGTAGCAGGCATCGTAGCAGGTATCTTCCCGATCGGCTTGCTGGGTGAGTTGGTAAGTATTGGTACCCTGCTGGCTTTCGTGATCGTTTGTGCCGGCATTATTGTGCTGCGCCGTACCAGCCCGGATCTGAACCGTCCTTTTAAAACGCCTCTGGTTCCGCTTGTGCCTATCCTGGGCATTCTGATCTGCGGTTACATGATGGTGAACCTGGGTTTTGATACCTGGATGCGCCTCATCATCTGGATGGCCATCGGCATCGTCATCTATTTCGCTTACGGACGCAAGCACAGCAAGCTCCAGCTTGCCCAGAAAGAGGGCGCCAGCACCGTCTGATGCCTGGCAGCAAGAATCCTGTCCGGATTCTTTTCTAAAACTCATTTCAAATTACTTCATACTATAGTAAAAGAAATACCGCCGGTTCCTGGTAACCGGCGGTATTTCTTTTTTAAATACAGCCGGTAGCGCTTCTCATACTTATCTAATAGCCGGTTTATACTGCAGGCGCGCCCATTACCTCAAGGGCCCCACACCTGCTCATACCCTGAAAAGGAGCTTCCAGGCGGTTACTGTTAAGGAAGCATCGGGTAGCAATGGCCTTTGGCTGAAGCCTTTCCGAAAACGCCCGCAGCATCCTTTGCCTAACCTTTTTAGCCTTCTGCCAGTAACTATAACTAACATGGCAATATTATCATATAAATGGCTGGCTATACTTTGCCAGGTGGTACCAGCCAGCTGAAACCTTAACACTAAGATCATGAAAAATATACAACCCTATTTAATGGCCGTACTCGTGCTGCTAACCTGTACGCTGACCAGTTGCGATGTGATAGGCGACATTTTTAAGGCCGGCATGTGGACCGCCCTTATTGTGATAGTTATTGTGGTGCTGCTGATCGTATGGCTTTTCCGCAAGCTCAGACGCTAACAGCAAGCAGACAATAAAAACTAAAAAGAGCAGCCCAAGGGCTGCTCTTTTTAGTTACAGAAAACTGTTGTTCCGATGTTTTGCCACGGTAGCGGCATACCTTACCTATTGCGTTTGGGCATAGTGCCCAGCAGGTAATCCCATAGTGGCGACGATACGCCATAGGCCGCATGCGGGTCTTTGTAGTGGTGGATGCTGTGATGGATCCAAAGGGTTTTCAGGAAATTTTTAGGCGGCGCATACGCATGCACGGCATAGTGCACCGACAGGTACATGGCATAGCCGAACAACATGCCGGCCACCAGGCCAAACACAAACTGCCCGAAGAAAAGCTTGAAGAAAAAGAAAAAGGCTGAGGCATATAAAATGCTCACCACCGGCGGCATGGCCAGGCGTTTTTTATCTTTAGGATAGTCGTGGTGGTTGCCGTGCACGATGTATTGCATCCGCGCCCGGCCTGGGGTGCTGGTATCCATGTGGAACAAATAGCGGTGGGCCAGGTACTCGATCAGCGTAAAAATAAACCAACCCAGGAAAAAGAAGCCAACGGCTTCCAGTACGTTGATCAGGCTGTAAGCTAGTCCGTAATAAATTAAGCCGATGGCAATTAGGATAAAAATGGAGATCGGCATGGCAATATGCGTTCGGGTCATTTTCTCCAGAATAGGGTTCTGGAAAAGCTGCGCGCTGCCTTTGTGATTCGGTTTCATATGTTTTACTCTATACTTGTTTCTGCCGCAAAACTACTCAAAAAACTATTTTCTGCCACGCTTAGCCGGAGCAAGTATAACCGTATAACGCGAGTCATCAGGGATGGTTGAGTAGTGTTTCTAAAATAGCAACAGTATAAGGTCCTTTCGCTATCCTATACGTGGCCTGCTCATAAAACCGCCGCCGTTTAGCTAATGTTTCGCTTAAAAAAGTGGAGAGTTCCTCGGGGGTTTTACCTGCCAGCAAGGGCCGAGCCTGCAGGTTCGATTGTTGCAGCCGCCGCACCAGTTCCGCTACCGGCACATCCAGGAAAATGCTTTTCCCGCACCGGTTAATAAAGGCCATGTTATCGAAAAAGCAGGGCGCACCGCCTCCCGTAGAAACCACTACCTGCGTATGCTCCTGCACCACAGCGGCCAGCGCTTCCCGTTCCAACTCGCGGAACCGCTCCTGGCCCTGCTGCTCAAACAGCGTAGCAATACTTTGGCCCTGCCGGGCTTCGATCAGCGCATCCAGGTCCACAAACGTGTAGTCCAGCCGCCCGGCCAGTTGCCGCCCCAGCGTGGTTTTGCCGCTGCCCATCATGCCAAGTAAGAAAATCCGCATTATAGTGAGGGTGGGTTATACATTGAAATGACTAGCTGGAGCCGGTTGGCACAGGCGCACGAGCGCAGCGGTGCCAACCATACGTTCTTAGAACAAGTATGGCCGGATACCCGTTACGCGCAGAGGGCTTATTTGGTGAGCAGGCCTTTCACCTCGGCTATGTCCGGGGTATCGTTGTGGTGCCACTTGCCTTTTACGACGCCGTTCTGCAGCAGCACCAGCCCGGGGTTGGCCCGGATAATGGTTTTGAGCACTGTGCCGTCACCGAAGTAGTAAGGCGCTGCCAGGTTTACCTCGTGGCGGAACATCTCAAACTCCTGTCCGCTGCTGCTCGTTACCACCATCGGCTGGATGCCGGCCTGCTCGGCAGCTTTCACCAGTTTGTTAATCTTATCAAAATCTTTCTGGTCTGCTGTGGCCGTGCTCTGCACAATGACCAGCAGCTTGTTCCCCGTGAAAACCTCCTGCGTAAAGTCGCCTTCGTCGGTCCATACATTAAAGTCTGTAATGCGGGGACCGTCTTCGGGGTTAATGGCCACCATCTCCTTAAACTTGTAGGTTTCGTCGGTCGGGTATTCTTC
This window of the Pontibacter liquoris genome carries:
- a CDS encoding Gfo/Idh/MocA family protein; this translates as MMNRRKFVRNTSLSAAALSVLPGQNLFAAKAKDKVKIALIGTGLRGQNHLDLLLRRDDVDLVAICDVSDRMLGMAKEAIQKSGKPMPKIFTGDDYAWKRMLETKGLQAVVIATPWEWHKPMLLGALDAGLKYVATEVVLGITLDDHWEVVHAAERHNAHVMMLENVCYRRDVMAVLNMVRQGVFGELLHLQGGYQHDLREVKFNDGEHAYGHGVKFGEDAFSEAQWRTNHSVHRNGDLYPTHGVGPVAHYININRGNRFLTLNSYATKARGLHKYIVDRGGENNPNAKVKFSLGDIVTTTLGCANGETVLLQHDTNSPRPYSLGFRVQGTEGLWMDVNNSIYVEGKSKPHQWDQAKEWLDKYDHPLWKKYGNDAQGAGHGGMDFFVIHAFVEAAKRKEPTPMDVYDAAVWSAITPLSEQSIALGNETVEFPDFTGGKWMQRKPIFALNDDY
- a CDS encoding carbohydrate-binding family 9-like protein, whose protein sequence is MKILDIPRLPHLHVNSPLPQLTEVLDALPRHAIGSAPWAVTDPVAEAAFAVGHNEDCLFLKYFVREDAIQARYRQTNDTVYKDSCVEFFIALRGEQAYYNFEFNCLGTCRAGFGASRDGRALLPEHHLAHVRRWAALKVSSQETPKASWQLTLVIPPQVFAAHQLTSLLEEQVSVNLFKCGDELAEPHYLAWNSIEAPLPNFHLPAFFGEARFW
- a CDS encoding sugar phosphate nucleotidyltransferase — translated: MQNEPTLLVLAAGMATRYGSLKQMAGFGPHGETLLDYSVYDALKAGFGKVVFVIPRSAEEAFKAGVRQRLPAGLAVAYVVQELDMLPQGFVVPEGRIKPWGTAHAVWVAAPELQGPFAVINGDDFYGYTSFKLVADFLQQSTDDKAYSLVGFKVENTLSEHGAVSRGICSLDPEDYLLSLTEQTHIVRTDTGIAVQEPGGQSHLLGAGEVVSMNLMAFKPLVLPYFEAGLRKFLQENSDKPTAEFYLPDVVNTLVQSGEARVKVLHTPEKWFGVTYPGDKATVTQRLHDLIKAGVYPENLWEDAALPALT
- a CDS encoding LacI family DNA-binding transcriptional regulator codes for the protein MENHTIRIKDIAAKANVSTGTVDRVLHNRGRVSEEVRERILKIAEELNYKPNVLARALVSKKIYDIAALIPDPAADSYWQAPKAGIGKAVEELKQYGIRVTEYIFDPFQVNSFLQEAEKVTAAAPDGILLAPIFHRQSLPFFTQWQALAIPVVLFNTQIPDYQPLMYIGQDSYQSGFLAGKLLHYGCPDPATFVVAHIEEDILNSSHLLHKEQGFRDYFASQATTGAYQVIQIDLQSTSETAIARQLDQLFADVANIRGLFVTNSKASIVAEHLQRRQRHQVHLVGYDLMEKNLHFLNQGVIQFLINQNPKGQGYWGIQGLADHLVFQKLNNPIKYLPLDIITKENLQYYIEADK
- a CDS encoding amino acid permease, whose translation is MEKNIFATKSVEKLMQESDSGEHGLKRTLTATNLTMLGIGAIIGAGIFVLTGTAAANAAGPAIVFSFIIAGLGCLFAGLCYAEFASMIPIAGSAYTYGYATLGEFIAWIIGWDLILEYLFGAATVAVGWSGNFVSLLKSLGITIPAAVASAPLAYEAGSFSTTGSLINLPAVALIAVMTTLLVIGIQESARFNNMIVIVKVAIVLLVIAFGFQYVDSANWEPFIPAREVLSEGGARYGWQGIVQGAAVVFFSYIGFDAVSTAAQEAKNPQKDMPIGMLTSLGVCTLLYVLMSLVLTGLTSYKNLNVPDPVLVALAAAGPALKWLYFFTGVGAVAGLASVVLVMLMGQPRIFFAMSRDGLLPAVFGRVHPRFGTPHVTTIVTGIVAGIVAGIFPIGLLGELVSIGTLLAFVIVCAGIIVLRRTSPDLNRPFKTPLVPLVPILGILICGYMMVNLGFDTWMRLIIWMAIGIVIYFAYGRKHSKLQLAQKEGASTV
- a CDS encoding sterol desaturase family protein — its product is MKPNHKGSAQLFQNPILEKMTRTHIAMPISIFILIAIGLIYYGLAYSLINVLEAVGFFFLGWFIFTLIEYLAHRYLFHMDTSTPGRARMQYIVHGNHHDYPKDKKRLAMPPVVSILYASAFFFFFKLFFGQFVFGLVAGMLFGYAMYLSVHYAVHAYAPPKNFLKTLWIHHSIHHYKDPHAAYGVSSPLWDYLLGTMPKRNR
- a CDS encoding shikimate kinase, which translates into the protein MRIFLLGMMGSGKTTLGRQLAGRLDYTFVDLDALIEARQGQSIATLFEQQGQERFRELEREALAAVVQEHTQVVVSTGGGAPCFFDNMAFINRCGKSIFLDVPVAELVRRLQQSNLQARPLLAGKTPEELSTFLSETLAKRRRFYEQATYRIAKGPYTVAILETLLNHP